A region of Mycobacteriales bacterium DNA encodes the following proteins:
- the glnA gene encoding type I glutamate--ammonia ligase, translating into MDKQQEFVLRTLEERDIRFIRLWFTDVLGFLKSVAVAPAELEGAFGEGIGFDGSAIEGFARVHESDMLVRPDPATFQVLPWRGESPATARMFCDILLPDGAPSYADPRHVLRRALGRAAELGFTFYTHPEVEFFLFRERPDGAGYVPQPVDHGGYFDHTPHDVGHDFRRAAITMLERMGISVEYSHHECAPGQQEIDLRYADALTTADNLMTFRLVVKEVALDQGVFASFMPKPFADQPGSAMHTHLSLFEGDRNAFHDASDPLHLSKVGRAFVAGLLVHAAEITAVTNQWVNSYKRLWGGGEAPAYVSWGHNNRSALVRVPMYKPQKGQATRIEVRSPDSACNPYLTFAVLLAAGLKGIEQGYELPDGAEDDVWSLTDAERRALGIAALPGSLADAITVMERSELVAETLGEHVFDFFLRNKRAEWEDYRRTITPFELERYLPVL; encoded by the coding sequence ATGGACAAGCAGCAGGAATTCGTTCTACGGACCCTCGAGGAGCGGGACATCCGCTTCATCCGGCTCTGGTTCACCGACGTGCTGGGTTTCCTGAAGTCGGTCGCGGTGGCCCCGGCCGAGTTGGAGGGCGCGTTCGGTGAGGGGATCGGTTTCGACGGTTCCGCCATCGAGGGCTTCGCGCGGGTGCACGAGTCGGACATGCTGGTCCGGCCCGATCCGGCGACCTTCCAGGTCCTGCCGTGGCGGGGGGAGTCACCGGCCACCGCCCGGATGTTCTGCGACATCCTGCTGCCCGATGGGGCCCCGTCCTACGCCGATCCGCGGCACGTGCTGCGCCGTGCGCTCGGCCGCGCCGCGGAGCTCGGTTTCACCTTCTACACCCACCCCGAGGTCGAGTTCTTCCTGTTCCGCGAACGCCCCGACGGTGCGGGCTACGTCCCGCAGCCGGTCGACCATGGTGGGTATTTCGACCACACGCCCCATGACGTCGGGCACGACTTCCGGCGGGCCGCGATCACGATGCTCGAGCGGATGGGCATCTCCGTCGAGTACTCGCACCACGAGTGCGCACCGGGGCAGCAGGAGATCGACCTGCGCTACGCCGACGCGCTGACCACCGCGGACAACCTGATGACCTTCCGGCTGGTGGTCAAGGAGGTCGCCCTCGACCAGGGGGTGTTCGCCTCCTTCATGCCCAAGCCGTTCGCCGACCAGCCCGGTTCGGCGATGCACACCCACCTGTCGCTGTTCGAGGGCGACCGCAACGCCTTCCACGACGCGAGCGACCCGCTGCACCTGTCCAAGGTCGGTCGGGCGTTCGTCGCCGGGCTGCTCGTGCACGCCGCGGAGATCACCGCGGTGACCAACCAGTGGGTGAACTCCTACAAGCGGCTGTGGGGCGGCGGTGAGGCGCCGGCCTACGTCTCCTGGGGACACAACAACCGGTCGGCGCTGGTCCGGGTGCCGATGTACAAGCCGCAGAAGGGCCAGGCCACCCGGATCGAGGTCCGCTCCCCGGACAGTGCCTGCAACCCCTACCTCACCTTCGCCGTCCTGCTGGCCGCCGGCCTCAAGGGAATCGAGCAGGGCTACGAGTTGCCGGACGGTGCGGAGGACGACGTCTGGTCGCTGACCGACGCCGAGCGGCGGGCGCTGGGGATCGCGGCGCTGCCCGGCTCGCTGGCCGACGCGATCACGGTCATGGAGCGCTCCGAGCTGGTCGCCGAAACCCTCGGCGAGCACGTCTTCGACTTCTTCCTGCGCAACAAGCGCGCCGAGTGGGAGGACTACCGGCGCACCATCACCCCGTTCGAGCTCGAGCGCTACCTCCCCGTCCTCTGA
- a CDS encoding type 1 glutamine amidotransferase, with the protein MPTARALVVQHAEQEGPDRLAEWLPAAGVELDIRHAYAGDQVRLPAGSVAGLLVMGGPMGATDDADAPWLPDTRRILTEAVATGLPTLAICLGAQLLAVAAGGAVRRGSAGPELGLDAVAPSPAAAEDRLLSSTGPVPVPVVQWHWDEVAELPPGSVLLAGSARYPNQAFRVGRLAWGLQFHLESSARTVADWARIDADGVRAAGFDPAALAAGVAAGEQRLREVWQPVAERFAGLVRDRAADRPSPP; encoded by the coding sequence ATGCCGACGGCCCGGGCGCTCGTCGTCCAGCACGCCGAGCAGGAGGGTCCGGACCGGCTGGCCGAGTGGCTGCCGGCCGCCGGCGTCGAACTGGACATCCGCCACGCCTACGCCGGAGACCAGGTTCGCCTGCCGGCCGGGAGCGTCGCCGGCCTGCTCGTCATGGGCGGCCCGATGGGAGCCACCGACGACGCCGACGCGCCCTGGTTGCCGGACACCCGCCGGATCCTCACCGAAGCGGTGGCCACCGGGCTGCCGACCCTCGCCATCTGCCTCGGCGCCCAGCTGCTCGCGGTCGCCGCCGGGGGGGCGGTGCGGCGCGGCTCGGCGGGTCCGGAGCTCGGGCTGGACGCCGTGGCGCCCAGCCCGGCGGCGGCCGAGGACCGGTTGCTGTCCTCGACCGGCCCGGTCCCGGTCCCGGTGGTGCAGTGGCACTGGGACGAGGTTGCCGAGCTGCCGCCGGGCTCGGTGCTGCTCGCCGGGTCGGCGAGGTACCCAAACCAGGCGTTCCGGGTCGGGCGGCTGGCCTGGGGCCTTCAGTTCCATCTCGAGTCCAGCGCCCGGACGGTGGCGGACTGGGCGCGGATCGACGCCGACGGGGTCCGGGCCGCCGGGTTCGATCCGGCGGCGCTCGCGGCCGGGGTGGCGGCCGGCGAGCAGCGGCTCCGCGAGGTCTGGCAGCCGGTCGCCGAGCGGTTCGCCGGCCTGGTCCGGGACCGTGCGGCGGACCGCCCGTCGCCGCCGTGA
- a CDS encoding bifunctional [glutamine synthetase] adenylyltransferase/[glutamine synthetase]-adenylyl-L-tyrosine phosphorylase — translation MTAGRPPADRASSLEGRLSRLGFTDTTRVGATLTRLGLLDEPAVLDALADGADPDRAVAGLGRIVEAAGDRAELLEALRSQAGFRSRLIGVLGASAALAEHLARHPTDWRALLVDATTARPSLYGLQRSLLEAVGASGPDGTAAGSGTEVLDGLRRAYRRQLLTLAARDLTGSLAVEDVAGELADLAAATLTAALTVARAGLAEGAEPARLAVIGMGKCGGRELNYVSDVDVLFVAEPMPGGHEEAALRTATRLATGLVRACAETTSEGAIWPVDAALRPEGKSGPLVRTLASHEAYYRRWAKTWEFQALLKARPVAGDLELGNAFVGTVAPLVWTSAGRPRLVEEIQAMRRRVEGTLPRASAEREVKLGPGGLRDVEFAVQLLQLVHGRTDPTLRSGTTLLALDTLATGGYVGRDDATHLAAAYRFLRLVEHRLQLERLRRTHTVPDDAVALRRLGRSLGYRRDPVEEFAAQRSAHAREVRRLHEKLFYRPLLGAVARLPAEQAGLAPDAALARLAALGFADPAASLRHLEALTSGVSRRAAIQRTLLPVMLGWFADAADPDAGLLAFRQVSESLGGTPWYLRLLRDEGAVAERLARLLATSRYVADLLGRAPAAVAMLGSEPELRARPRAAVQAEMLATVRRNEDWEAAVVAVRGVRRHEVLRIACADLLGLAAIEEVGPALSEVAAATLAAALETATRKLTAERRGPLSARLAVIGMGRLGGREQGYGSDADVLFVYEPLAGAGDSPQVTQDAHDLAQELRRLLALPALDPSVVVDADLRPEGRQGPLVRSLDSYAAYYRRWAKTWEVQALLRASPVAGDEDLGRRFGELADTYRWPVTGLDPTAEREIRRIKARIEAERLPRGADPGLHMKLGRGGLADVEWTVQLLQLRHGHATPGLRTTGTVPALEAARAAGLLDPSDAEKLLAAWRLASRVRNAVLLVRGRPADSVPTDLRTLAGVGRALGYPAGETGALLEDYLRVTRRARAVVERVFFG, via the coding sequence GTGACCGCCGGCCGCCCCCCGGCCGACCGGGCGAGCAGCCTGGAGGGCCGGCTGTCCCGGCTCGGCTTCACCGACACCACCCGGGTCGGCGCCACCCTGACCCGCCTCGGCCTGCTCGATGAGCCCGCGGTCCTGGACGCCCTGGCCGACGGCGCCGACCCGGATCGCGCGGTGGCGGGGCTCGGCCGGATCGTCGAGGCGGCGGGGGACCGGGCCGAGCTTCTCGAGGCCTTGCGCTCCCAGGCCGGGTTCCGGTCCCGCCTGATCGGCGTTCTCGGCGCGAGTGCCGCGCTGGCCGAGCACCTGGCCCGGCACCCGACCGACTGGCGGGCCCTGCTCGTCGACGCGACCACGGCCCGCCCCAGCCTGTACGGGTTGCAGCGCTCGCTGCTGGAGGCGGTCGGCGCGAGCGGCCCGGACGGCACGGCCGCCGGATCCGGAACCGAGGTGCTGGACGGGCTGCGCCGGGCCTACCGGCGCCAGCTGCTCACCCTGGCCGCCCGCGACCTCACCGGTTCGCTCGCCGTCGAGGACGTCGCCGGCGAGCTCGCCGACCTGGCGGCCGCGACCCTGACCGCGGCGCTCACCGTGGCCCGGGCCGGGCTGGCGGAGGGCGCCGAGCCGGCCAGGCTGGCCGTGATCGGGATGGGCAAGTGCGGCGGCCGGGAGCTCAACTACGTCAGCGACGTCGACGTCCTGTTCGTCGCGGAGCCGATGCCGGGAGGTCACGAGGAGGCGGCGCTGCGCACCGCGACCCGGCTCGCCACCGGGCTGGTCCGGGCCTGCGCGGAGACGACGTCGGAAGGCGCGATCTGGCCGGTCGACGCGGCACTGCGCCCGGAGGGCAAGTCCGGTCCGCTGGTCCGCACCCTGGCCAGCCACGAGGCCTACTACCGGCGGTGGGCTAAGACCTGGGAGTTCCAGGCGCTGCTCAAGGCCCGGCCGGTCGCGGGCGACCTGGAGCTCGGCAACGCGTTCGTCGGGACCGTCGCCCCGCTGGTGTGGACCTCGGCCGGCCGGCCGCGCCTGGTCGAGGAGATCCAGGCGATGCGCCGCCGGGTCGAGGGCACGTTGCCCCGCGCGTCGGCCGAACGGGAGGTGAAACTCGGCCCGGGTGGCCTGCGCGACGTCGAGTTCGCCGTGCAGCTGCTTCAGCTCGTCCACGGCCGGACCGATCCCACGTTGCGCAGCGGAACCACCCTGCTCGCGCTGGACACCTTGGCCACCGGCGGCTACGTCGGCCGCGACGACGCCACCCACCTCGCCGCGGCCTACCGGTTCCTCCGGCTGGTGGAGCACCGGCTCCAGCTCGAGCGTCTGCGTCGCACGCACACCGTTCCGGACGACGCGGTCGCGCTGCGCCGGCTCGGGCGGTCCCTCGGCTACCGTCGCGACCCGGTCGAGGAGTTCGCGGCCCAGCGATCGGCGCATGCCCGGGAGGTCCGCCGGCTGCACGAGAAGTTGTTCTACCGGCCGCTGCTCGGCGCGGTCGCCCGGCTGCCCGCGGAGCAGGCCGGCCTGGCCCCGGACGCGGCGCTGGCGCGGCTCGCCGCGCTCGGGTTCGCCGACCCGGCCGCGTCGCTTCGCCACCTGGAGGCGCTGACCAGCGGCGTCAGCCGGCGGGCGGCGATCCAGCGGACCCTGCTGCCGGTGATGCTCGGCTGGTTCGCGGACGCCGCCGACCCGGACGCCGGGCTGCTCGCCTTCCGCCAGGTCAGCGAGTCGCTCGGCGGAACCCCCTGGTACCTGCGCCTGCTCCGGGACGAGGGTGCGGTCGCGGAACGGCTCGCCAGGCTGCTCGCGACCAGCCGGTACGTCGCCGACCTGCTCGGCCGGGCGCCGGCGGCGGTCGCCATGCTCGGCTCGGAACCCGAGCTGCGGGCCCGGCCGCGGGCCGCCGTGCAGGCGGAGATGCTCGCGACCGTTCGGCGCAACGAGGACTGGGAGGCCGCGGTCGTCGCGGTCCGCGGGGTCCGTCGCCACGAGGTGCTGCGGATCGCCTGCGCCGACCTGCTCGGCCTCGCGGCGATCGAGGAGGTCGGCCCGGCGCTGTCCGAGGTGGCGGCGGCCACCCTGGCCGCCGCCCTGGAGACCGCGACCCGGAAGTTGACCGCCGAGCGGCGCGGCCCGTTGTCGGCCCGGCTCGCGGTCATCGGCATGGGCCGGCTCGGTGGCCGGGAGCAGGGTTACGGCAGCGATGCCGACGTCCTGTTCGTCTACGAACCGCTGGCCGGTGCGGGCGACTCGCCCCAGGTCACCCAGGACGCCCACGACCTCGCCCAGGAGCTGCGCCGGCTGCTCGCGCTGCCCGCGCTCGACCCGTCGGTCGTCGTCGACGCCGACCTGCGTCCGGAGGGTCGGCAGGGTCCGCTGGTCCGCAGCCTCGACTCCTACGCGGCCTACTACCGGCGGTGGGCGAAGACCTGGGAGGTGCAGGCGTTGCTCCGCGCCAGCCCGGTCGCCGGAGACGAGGACCTCGGACGCCGCTTCGGGGAGTTGGCCGACACCTACCGCTGGCCGGTGACCGGTCTGGACCCGACGGCCGAGCGGGAGATCCGCCGGATCAAGGCCCGGATCGAGGCCGAGCGGCTCCCCCGCGGCGCCGACCCCGGGCTGCACATGAAACTCGGGCGCGGCGGCCTCGCCGACGTCGAGTGGACCGTGCAGCTGCTCCAGCTCCGGCACGGCCACGCGACGCCCGGGCTGCGGACCACCGGCACCGTGCCCGCGCTCGAGGCAGCCCGGGCGGCGGGCCTGCTCGATCCGTCCGACGCCGAGAAGTTGCTGGCCGCCTGGCGACTCGCCAGCCGGGTCCGCAACGCCGTGTTGCTCGTCCGCGGCCGGCCGGCCGACTCGGTGCCGACCGACCTGCGCACGCTGGCCGGCGTCGGCCGGGCACTTGGCTACCCCGCCGGCGAAACCGGTGCCCTGCTCGAGGACTACCTTCGGGTCACCCGCCGGGCGCGGGCCGTCGTCGAGAGGGTCTTCTTCGGATGA
- a CDS encoding alpha/beta hydrolase, translated as MSTVFPVARQVAVEGVRFSLHRLDPSRRRRTTPVLLLHGVPQTALVWRQIAGELGTDRTVLAPDLKGLGASESTGRYDIATLVHELAALVLHEVEGPVDVVGHDWGGSLALALSAARPELVRRLVVVSAPYRHIDLLHAFHIPLFSLPLLPELTFRLGRERLVRSMIRYCWKSPTALDPQIMAAYAAAYADPGRVRAMLAYYRATTRPRLASLAVGAMVPSRRRRLPPSRVNAERRLVVWGAADPVLPLAVGEAVVRDLGPGTVFVTVPGVGHFPVEEAPETVLATIADFLRQPSSAENGRRASSDSAP; from the coding sequence ATGAGCACAGTGTTTCCGGTCGCCCGCCAGGTCGCCGTCGAGGGCGTCCGGTTTTCCCTGCACCGGCTGGACCCGTCGCGTCGGCGCCGCACGACCCCGGTGCTGCTGCTGCACGGCGTGCCGCAGACGGCCCTCGTTTGGCGGCAAATAGCGGGAGAACTGGGCACCGATCGGACCGTGCTCGCCCCGGACCTCAAGGGCCTTGGGGCCAGCGAGTCGACCGGCCGCTACGACATCGCAACCCTGGTCCACGAACTGGCGGCGTTGGTCCTGCACGAGGTCGAAGGCCCGGTCGACGTGGTCGGGCACGACTGGGGCGGTTCGCTGGCGCTGGCCCTGTCCGCCGCCCGGCCGGAGCTCGTCCGGCGACTGGTCGTCGTGTCCGCCCCTTATCGGCACATCGATCTGCTGCACGCGTTCCACATCCCGCTGTTCAGCCTGCCGCTGCTGCCGGAGCTCACCTTCAGGCTCGGCCGGGAGCGGTTGGTCCGGTCGATGATCCGCTACTGCTGGAAATCACCGACCGCGCTGGACCCGCAGATCATGGCGGCGTATGCGGCGGCGTACGCCGACCCGGGACGGGTCCGCGCGATGCTCGCCTACTACCGGGCGACCACCCGCCCCCGGCTCGCCTCGCTGGCGGTCGGGGCGATGGTGCCTTCCCGGCGCCGCCGGCTCCCGCCGTCGCGGGTGAACGCCGAACGCCGGCTGGTGGTCTGGGGGGCGGCCGACCCGGTGCTCCCGCTGGCGGTCGGCGAGGCGGTGGTCCGCGACCTCGGGCCGGGCACGGTCTTCGTGACCGTCCCGGGCGTGGGTCACTTCCCGGTCGAGGAGGCCCCCGAGACGGTGCTGGCGACGATCGCGGACTTCCTTCGCCAGCCGAGCAGTGCGGAGAACGGCCGGCGCGCGAGCAGCGACTCGGCCCCGTAA
- a CDS encoding phosphatase PAP2 family protein — protein MSARASLEMSESGGGLGVDDPPRVPDVRPAGRRRPRWWQEVLFIGVCYALYTLTRNALPSHVGAAMSRAREILSVERRLHLDPELAINHFVDHVHWLAFAANYWYATTHFVVTIGALVWVYAKRPLAFRAARTVLFVTTGLGLLGFYLYALAPPRMLANAGFVDTVLKFHTWGSWGSGAVAKASNQYAAMPSLHLAWAVWCGVTIATLSRRRWVKALAVAYPLITFFVIIGTANHFLADAAGGVLAIGLGYGAESLLARRPFSALLGWRRKSAIVASTVSGASSTGK, from the coding sequence GTGAGCGCGAGGGCCTCGTTGGAGATGAGTGAATCGGGGGGCGGCCTGGGCGTCGACGATCCGCCGCGGGTGCCCGACGTCCGTCCGGCGGGTCGCCGGCGGCCGCGGTGGTGGCAGGAGGTCCTGTTCATCGGGGTGTGCTACGCGCTGTACACGCTGACCCGCAACGCGCTGCCGAGCCATGTCGGGGCGGCGATGTCCCGGGCGCGCGAGATCCTCAGCGTCGAGCGGCGCCTGCATCTGGATCCCGAGCTGGCGATCAACCACTTCGTCGACCACGTGCACTGGCTGGCGTTCGCCGCGAACTACTGGTACGCGACCACGCACTTCGTGGTCACGATCGGCGCGCTGGTCTGGGTATACGCGAAGCGTCCGCTGGCCTTCCGGGCGGCCCGCACCGTGCTGTTCGTCACCACCGGCCTGGGCCTGCTCGGCTTCTACCTCTACGCGCTGGCGCCGCCACGGATGCTGGCGAACGCCGGCTTCGTCGACACCGTGCTCAAGTTCCACACCTGGGGATCGTGGGGTTCCGGGGCGGTGGCGAAGGCGTCCAACCAGTACGCGGCCATGCCGTCGCTGCACCTCGCCTGGGCGGTGTGGTGCGGTGTCACGATCGCGACGCTCTCGCGCCGGCGCTGGGTCAAGGCGCTCGCCGTCGCCTACCCGCTCATCACGTTCTTCGTCATCATCGGCACCGCGAACCATTTCCTCGCCGACGCGGCCGGCGGGGTGCTCGCGATCGGCCTCGGTTACGGGGCCGAGTCGCTGCTCGCGCGCCGGCCGTTCTCCGCACTGCTCGGCTGGCGAAGGAAGTCCGCGATCGTCGCCAGCACCGTCTCGGGGGCCTCCTCGACCGGGAAGTGA
- a CDS encoding SDR family NAD(P)-dependent oxidoreductase, translated as MTRHLDGTVALVTGASSGIGEATALALAEQGAAVALVARRKDRLDALAERVRAAGGVAEVLEADVVEPAQAQHAVERTVAQLGRLDILINNAGVMLLGPAVGAPLEEWERMISLNLLGLLYCSHAAVPHLIEAAETSDRRVADLVNVSSVAGRVARSGSGVYNATKFGVGAFSESLRQEVTGRHVRVSLVEPGAVETELAGHNRPEVLQTLAARFSGIERMQAGDIADAISYIVTRPRHVAVNELLIRPTEQQG; from the coding sequence ATGACGCGACATCTGGACGGCACGGTGGCCCTGGTGACCGGGGCCAGCTCGGGAATCGGCGAGGCGACCGCCCTCGCCCTGGCCGAGCAGGGCGCCGCGGTGGCCCTGGTGGCCCGGCGCAAGGACCGGCTCGACGCGCTCGCCGAGCGGGTGCGCGCGGCCGGGGGAGTGGCCGAGGTGCTCGAGGCCGACGTCGTCGAACCGGCGCAGGCCCAGCACGCCGTCGAGCGCACCGTCGCCCAACTCGGCCGGCTCGACATCCTGATCAACAACGCCGGCGTGATGCTGCTCGGGCCGGCGGTCGGCGCACCGCTCGAGGAGTGGGAGCGGATGATCTCGCTCAACCTGCTCGGGCTGCTGTACTGCTCGCACGCCGCCGTGCCGCATCTCATCGAGGCCGCCGAGACCAGCGACCGGCGGGTCGCCGATCTCGTCAACGTCAGCTCGGTCGCCGGCCGGGTCGCCCGCAGCGGGTCCGGGGTATACAACGCCACCAAGTTCGGGGTCGGGGCGTTCAGCGAGTCGCTGCGCCAGGAGGTGACCGGGCGTCACGTCCGGGTGTCGCTCGTGGAGCCGGGTGCGGTCGAGACGGAGCTGGCCGGGCACAACCGGCCGGAGGTTCTCCAAACGCTGGCCGCCCGGTTCTCCGGAATCGAGCGGATGCAGGCCGGGGACATCGCCGACGCGATCAGCTACATCGTGACCCGACCGCGACACGTGGCGGTCAACGAACTGCTCATCCGACCTACCGAGCAGCAGGGTTGA